The Emys orbicularis isolate rEmyOrb1 chromosome 4, rEmyOrb1.hap1, whole genome shotgun sequence genomic sequence GgtttttttcttgtattttttaaaaagtttggttTTGCCAATGCAAATGTTTCCCTCGTTTTCATTAGAAAGGTTTCCTCAAGTGCTTTTTCATCAGCACCAGATATTGGGACCGGAGTTTTCAAACTCTGCACCaagaaagcaaattaaaatcAGCTGAGGAATATGCTATATATTCTGCCAGGTGCAGGTTCCTAATACACACAACTTTATTtcgtctctctctttctcagcagGCTAAAATATTTCTCCCTCCCCGATCATCCCTCTGCATTTTCATGAGCCACTTCCAAACCTACGAACTTGTCCTTTCCCAGGAGAGTAACCTTCCCCTGAACCTGATCCCAGCACCGGGCAGCCGGAAGAGTTTAGTTAAGGATTGCTTTTAAACCTAAATATGACAGTTGCTACTGGAGACCCCACAGATGAAGCGGCAGCTTTGGCAGGTCATCCTCAGGACACCTATAACCCTGAAACCGATCATGAATGCTGTGAGAGGGTGGTCATTAACATCTCGGGGCTGCGGTTTGAAACGCAACTCAAGACGCTAGCTCAGTTTCCAGAGACCTTGCTAGGGGACCCTAAAAAGAGAATGAGATATTTCGATCCTCTCCGGAATGAATATTTCTTTGACCGAAACAGACCCAGCTTTGATGCTATTTTGTACTACTACCAATCGGGTGGCAGGTTAAGGAGGCCTGTCAACGTGCCCTTAGACATCTTCTCGGAGGAGATCAGGTTTTATGAACTCGGGGAAGAAGCCATGGAGATGTTCCGAGAGGATGAAGGATACATTAAGGAAGAAGAAAGGCCTTTACCGGAGAACGAGTTTCAGAGACAAGTGTGGCTGCTCTTTGAGTATCCAGAAAGCTCAGGGCCCGCCAGGATTATAGCTATTGTCTCTGTCATGGTGATTCTAATCTCCATCGTGAGCTTTTGCCTGGAAACGTTGCCTGTTTTTCGGGATGACGAAGACCTGCATGGCGGTGGGATGAGCCATCACCCCTACTCCAACAGTACCATGAGCTATCAGCAGTCGACCTCTTTCACAGACCCTTTCTTTATAGTAGAGACACTTTGCATCATTTGGTTCTCCTTCGAGTTCTTGGTAAGGTTTTTCGCCTGCCCCAGCAAGGCTGGGTTTTTTACCAACATCATGAACATTATTGACATTGTAGCTATCATCCCGTACTTCATCACTCTAGGGACCGAACTGGCTGAGAAACCAGAGGATGGCCAGCAAGGCCAACAGGCCATGTCTCTGGCCATCCTTCGAGTCATCCGCTTGGTGAGAGTTTTTAGGATCTTCAAACTGTCCAGGCACTCCAAAGGGCTGCAGATCCTGGGGCAGACCCTCAAGGCCAGCATGAGGGAACTAGGTCTCTTGATATTTTTCCTCTTCATTGGCGTCATCCTCTTCTCCAGCGCCGTCTACTTCGCAGAGGCTGATGAGAGCGAGTCTCAGTTTCCCAGCATCCCAGATGCGTTCTGGTGGGCTGTGGTTTCCATGACCACAGTTGGCTATGGAGACATGGTCCCCACGACCATCGGTGGGAAAATAGTGGGCTCCTTATGCGCCATTGCAGGTGTATTAACGATTGCCTTACCAGTGCCAGTCATAGTGTCCAACTTCAACTACTTCTATCACCGCGAGACGGAAGGAGAGGAGCAAGCCCAATATTTGCAAGTGACCAGCTGCCCAAAGATCCCTTCTTCCCCTGACCTAAAGAAAAGCAGAAGTGCCTCCACTATTAGTAAGTCTGATTATATGGAGATACAGGAAGGTGTAAATAATAGTAATGAGGACTTTAGAGAGGAGAACTTGAAGACAGCCAATTGCACCCTGGCTAACACAAATTACGTTAATATCACCAAAATGCTAACTGATGTGTAGTCCTGAAAACCTGTTAACATATTTAAAGCTGAAGTGGAACAATTGCAGATATTGCATAATACCCTGCATTGTAGTTAAAACAGTATGTTCTACAGCGTTCATTTGGTTCTGCATGGGAAGCAATAGTTGTGTAAGTGACTTTCTAAACTTCTTATTTAGACACTGAATAAGCTTTCTTGCAAACATTGTTTTTTTACATCACAGGTTTATGGGTTTCCAAAGACATAGAGCATGTAGgcattcaaaacaaaattatatCACTTGCAATCCCAAGGATATTGAACTAAAAAGTCATTCGAGAAACCTCATGTAAACAACAGTACCCACAAATGTCAAGCAGAAAAAGTGTTTCACCGCACTCGACACATACAAAAATATATCCCAAGGAAATAGCACACATCTAGCTTCCAAGCGTATGGATTCATAATGAAAAGGTCATGCATAGTTTAATTAAAGGAACATACATCCAGGCGTCCAAATTACTTTAAGGCTCAGATTTCTTCCTTGGAAATGCCAACCAAGAATACATCATTCAGGCTTGTGTTTCATAACTGAAAATGCTGCATGCTGCAATGGTTTCATCCACTGCAGTATGTCAGTGTGAGACCTAGGGGAGAGAGAATTAGCATGACAGAACACTATTTATTAAGTCTTAAATTTTCTATGCCGGCAATAGGAAGGGACACAAACAAATCAAGAGCCTGctttttatttgggtttttttttttttagatgacaCTTCCATCTTCACTATCTCCAGGTTCACCAAAGACACATCCACTGACACATTCAAAAGGAGTTGAAAAAGCATCTTTTTTTAGAATACTGGAGCAAACTATGCTGTGGCCTATAATATATTTATACTGCAGTGAAATTTAATCAGTAATACAGTACTGCTGCATGGATATTTGTTGCATGACAATATTGAATACacatacaaatattttttcttagtaGACTATACAGTATTCATGTTTATAGTGTTTATAGATTCTCCGATGACTTGAAGGAGATTCATGgaagtaaaaagaaaaacaaggctGGATTAGGGCAAGGCATGGGCTGACTAAATTTGAGAAGCAAGGCAAAGCTTTCTGGGTGCTTCCTGGTAGTCACTGAAACGGAGCAAAGAATTGTACAAGTGAAGGAAGGTGAGCTGAAAGTTAAGCACCTGTGCTCATCACGTGGGGAGGAACTAGTAATTAATCTTGGTGTCACAAGCAGAATTCCACGGCTGACCAGAGATGGTACAAAGGACAGGTGGCATTGTGTGTTAAAGAACTCCTGACTCTATTGTTCTGCAACCATCAGCTTCATTATATATTATCATGTTGTATATAGAAAgacagggacagatcctcagctgctgtgaatTAGCTTTATCAGAACCAGAGCAATTGACACCAGCAGAGGATTGGGCTtgatgtatgtaatatatatgtGATATACATTCAAATGTTCTATGAGCTTATGCAATATAACACTGGTACAAAGcaatttatgggccagatcctccgctggtgtaaactagtttcaatggagctacagtaCTAAGCAACACCAGCGGAGGAGTTGGCTTGGGTATGACTAGTTGTAATACGGGATATAGGAGTTCAGGTTTGTAGTGGAAAACTATTGCCCTGCGATTGACCTCTGCTCCGAAACAATATACCAACAGCCCGCAGCTCTTGGGCAGAATGGCCCAAGCTCTGCCCTCACTggcacacactgaagtcaatgagattacaCGGGTGTCAGTGAAGGTGGGATCCGGCCTGCTTCCCAGATGGCCCCTTGCTTTCAATTAGTGGGGCAAGAGTTTCCCATTATTATAAAGCTCCACCTTCTAGCACACCTTTTGAAAACGCACCCAGGCCCTAACTGTGCTGCAGCTTCAGCCGGCCTGTGCTGAGCCCTCTCTGTTTTGGCTCACAGAGGGCGTGCAGCCCTCTCACCCTAAAGCAGAACTCCTTCGCTTTGGGCCGCACCTTGTAATCCCCTCCCAGAATAGAGcttcccttgaaatcaatgggactttccCCAGAGCGCAGGGAACTCGCCTCTGTGCAGAGAGTCTGCAAAAGGACTGCTCAACAATTCAGACCCACAGGCCAAATGTGGTGCACCGGCTTTGCACAGGGGTGAAGGCAGGGCTGGATCTAAAGACTGGTCCAGTGATTCCCCAGATCCTGGAGCATTTATTCTGTATTGACTCAGTCTTCAAGCCCGCAACCTCCCCCACTCCATTGATTGTAATGGAAGTTCTGCCTGAATAAAGAACTCAGGGCTTGCCCCATTCCCTTTACAATCCCagttttattccagaatagctgggAGCCTCCCATTGCTCCCACGAATGTTTCAAGTGGATTATAGTGATCTGTTCCTTGCCCCATGCACGTGCTTATTTACTTCCCGTTTTCCCATAGTTTCCACGTCCAGAAGTGTAGCTGACAATCCGAACAGCGGCAGGAGAGAAAGGAATTTCCCCATTGTTTGATAAACCAGCCAACAGAGGCAATCTTCTTTTCATACATGTGCCACGGCATCAGAGAGTGCCCGGCCGCAAGATCTGTGGCGAAGATCTCAGCCACTAGCTAGCTGGTCAGTAGAACTCTGAAACCAGCGATTATTTACCTTGTTTAGGCCTCAGGCTAGGGAAGCATTTAAGGACGTGcttaaacttaagcacatgctaagtggtatgctgaatcggggccttagACTCCCATTGCACTTTGGATCAGGCAAATAGATTTCTACCTATCGTCATTTTCATAGGCCGCCATGAGAGAAGGGATTATTTCTAATATCCCTGATAAAATCCAGGTACTACCCTAGTCATCAGCAATGGTTCCAAACATTGCTCTGGtcccgattctcctctcacttacagcaGTTTCACGCCACTGGTCCaaatgaagttactcctgatttacacctgtgcaagggAGAGGTGATTGACTCCAGCCCAATAGGGCTGGTACTACAGAACTTTCTCCAGTTAGGGCAAAAGGGCCTGACTCCTGCAAGGTCCAAAGCACTTTCAGCTCCAGTGCCCTTCCGTGGCAGGGCCTGGCCCTCAGCACCGCGCTGCACTACTGCAGcggatgtatttttttaaatgagggatCTTAATTCTCTTGCTTCACTGGTGCAAGCAATGAACAACAAAAGTGCATTTTTGGCCTCGTTCATTTAAACCCAACCATTTTTACCTCtaaaaatgtaatataaaaaataaaaataaaaagcaataaaCCTTATTAAAAGAATAATTCCATCATATTCTATAGCAATGGTCCTAAACCAGTGCCACTTGCAGCTCAGTCCAGATTCCCAGCGAGGCCAGCCAGCCTAAATCGATCAGTCGGTCCCCACCattgtagcatctgagcacctcatagtctttaatgtatttacccttacagcacccctgtgaggtggggcggtgtattatccccattgtacagatgggaaactgaggcagagtgagacgaagggccagattttaaaaggtatttaggcacctagaaatcTCGCCatctggtgggattttcaaaagtgcctaggcaccgaactcccattgacatctgtatctttgggtacgtctacactccaTTGTAAACCAGGTCTATGGGACGCAggcttgtggacttggtgtttccaagcccgtGCTTGAGTGTCCctactgcattgtaaacctggatgggggtctcacagccatgctgacTCATCTATACTGCACTACACAGGCCTTGTGACTCACGTCTGGGGCttgtgctgcagccacactgcaaaatgacagggcttggacctgaggCACACCAAGACTCAAGCTCTGccccccctgtccccagcagggtcctaggacctgggTTCTGCGTGCTTGGTGacccgagtcagactgatttgtgtgtagacggaAGGGGGGTTtgagctcaaacctgagtcagaaccTGGGTttgctgtgcagtgtagacataccttttaggagcctaaatatctttgtggatctgggcctaagtgacttgcccaaagtcacacaggacaGCTGTGGTAGAGGAACTGACACACAGAGAGACTGTGGGTAAAACAAAAGTGTCCAAGTCTAACTTTCAATAAAAcattgggtaacattttcaaaagtgcctcaatcccattggctttcaatagGATGAAGGTTCCtgaatcacttaggcacttttgaaaattttaccctaaatgACTCACCCAGGCTATCCGTGGTAGAGCATGAACATGAATCCAGATCTCTTAAATACCAGCAAGTGCCCAAACCACCAGACTACCCTGCCTCCTTCCGGACTGCTCTTTTGGTCCTTAATGATTTTTATAGGTGCATTGGGTAACCTTCACCCCTCATGTAGAAGACCAGTATAAGGCCTGTATACCACCTTATCTTAAGGGCTTAGGTGGGTTAGAGGTCTCATGCTGATCCTTTGCCCGGGGTAAATATCATCCTAGGTGAGTAGGGAACACCAAGAACTGGTCCAGTGGTTGATTTGCCCCCAATGTTTTGGGCATAAGGGATATCACAACAAAGAGTACAGTGCTGTTCTTACACTTAGCCACGGCTATCATTGTCTGTCTGGACAGACGAACCAATTGAGATAaaatcagggccggcgcaacgcattaggcgacctaggtggtcgcctagggcgctaacatttggggggcggcaaccgtggtagccggatcttcggccgccccggtcatcgTCAGCATtttgggggcggcattttgggggcgggaccttccgccgcctagggcggcaaaaaagctggcggcgctcctggataAAATACAGATCTGCCCAAACCTTCATTTAACGAGCTCTAATCGATGCCCTTCCCCCAAATATTCTGAGTTTCCCAGGAGTTTGGTGAACTTTAAAATAATGCTCACTGAAGCCAGGAGTGATGGCTTAATCCCTTCCATTGCCTTGAGCCGGATGAAAATTATTACCACCTGGCTCAGTGCACCTAAAGGCAGGAAGGAATATAGGTGGCTAATGCTCTGCTCTGGGTAGACTGCCTTggcaataagaacaggagtatttgtggcaccttagagactaacaaatttatttgagcataagctttcgtgggctacagcccacttcatcggatgcatagaatggaacgtatagtaaggagatatagatacacacatacagagaacatgaaaaggtgggagttgtcctaccaactctaagaggctaattaagagaaaaaaaatttgtagtgataatcaagatagtccattacagacagtttgacaagaggtgtgaaaatacttaacatgaggaaatagattcaatgtgtgtaatcactacaaaagttttttctcttcattaattagcctcttagagttggtaggacaactcccaccttttcatgttctctgtatgtgtatatatatatattgccttactatatgttccattctatgcaaccgatgaagtgggctgtagcccacgacagcttatgctcaaataaatttgttagtctctaaggtgccacaagtattcctgatctttttgcggatacagactgacacggctgctactctgaaacctgccttgGCAATGGTGCAGCATTTGAAAACAGGCCCGATGTCAAACTTTAAGAGCTTTAAGAGTCCGCAGTGGGCTCACAGGGAACAGTGTCCTCATGACAGGGGGCTATGGCAAACAGAAGGGGCCAGATGTAGCCCAGGCATAAAGAGATtacactcctattgacttcagtggggcttgaGCCTAGAGCTCAGGGATCTAGGTACTGTTCCTAGCTTTGTTTCTGACTCACCTGTGTGACCCGGAAGAAGTGTTCAAAAGTGGCATCTGATTTTAGTTTGAGGGACttcaggcctgattttcagagctaccAACTCTCTTTGACGCCCACAGGAAATGGAAATCAGGCCCACAGCATCTCACATCAGGCACCCCTAACTGTGGCACTTAGGACCCTCCTGATttgtccaaggccacagagaGAGGCAGCGTCAGAGCCGGGATTAGCACACAGGTCACTTTCTAACACCTAACCCCGATGCGCAGATTGCTAGGCAACGCATAAATCTTTTTAATGCCTTAAAAAAATAGCATTTGCTCAAAGGGCAATCACATTAGGCTGAGGGACTGGTGAATTTCCATCGAATCATAGCTGATAGGAAAAAATATCTATGTAGATAGTACTGTGGGTACAGGCTTTATCAGACGTACTTATCTCTGCAGCTAGTTTTATGTCCTTTTCCAAGGCCTACTCAAACACTATGCTATATCAAGAAAAAGATCCTAAGAATGGTGTTATGAGAGTGTAGCACGTGGGTGTATAAATATGAGCATATTTGTGCATAAATACACAGAAGGAGAGAAAAAGACAGAGGAGGAAGTATTTCAGGAAGGGTCTTGCTTCGTGACCAGGTGGTTCCTAGATCAGCCACTGAAATTACTGCCAAAATCTCCTAGAGTTTCTGGAGTTCGCAATACAGTTAGAGGTGGGCCCAAGCTGAGAAACAGATCCGGATCAGAATTTGAAATGGGTTGAATCAAACACCTTTCCCGCTTGACTAATGAGGAAATTTGGAGTCCAGCTTTATAGCTGTTCCTTCTCTCTCTAGTGGA encodes the following:
- the LOC135877690 gene encoding potassium voltage-gated channel subfamily A member 2; translated protein: MTVATGDPTDEAAALAGHPQDTYNPETDHECCERVVINISGLRFETQLKTLAQFPETLLGDPKKRMRYFDPLRNEYFFDRNRPSFDAILYYYQSGGRLRRPVNVPLDIFSEEIRFYELGEEAMEMFREDEGYIKEEERPLPENEFQRQVWLLFEYPESSGPARIIAIVSVMVILISIVSFCLETLPVFRDDEDLHGGGMSHHPYSNSTMSYQQSTSFTDPFFIVETLCIIWFSFEFLVRFFACPSKAGFFTNIMNIIDIVAIIPYFITLGTELAEKPEDGQQGQQAMSLAILRVIRLVRVFRIFKLSRHSKGLQILGQTLKASMRELGLLIFFLFIGVILFSSAVYFAEADESESQFPSIPDAFWWAVVSMTTVGYGDMVPTTIGGKIVGSLCAIAGVLTIALPVPVIVSNFNYFYHRETEGEEQAQYLQVTSCPKIPSSPDLKKSRSASTISKSDYMEIQEGVNNSNEDFREENLKTANCTLANTNYVNITKMLTDV